The window CAATGTCAATAAGTTAACAGATTCCGCATCACCTGCCTGCCGGCAGGCAGGAGTACGGAATGACAATAGCTCTTAAAAGGCTACTTCTACATGTCATTCCTGCGAAAGCAGGAACTTTTCTCATGACTGAAAGGAGTAATCTTTTAGTTTGATAAAGCCTTAACTTATTGACATTGGTATGCCGACAGGAAACTTTCCATAATTTTTATTTATTCTGTTATTTTAATAGCTATATTTAAAATTTTTTGAATATCACCATCTTGATTCACCACAGGTGTATATGAACTTGCTAAAAGAATTTGTTTTGTTCGTGATTTAATAACATCAACTTTTTGTTTTTTTATTCCATTTTTAAGTTCATTCCAGAATTTTGTAGCATTTTCAGTTTTATCTTTTATAAAAAAGTCAACATTTTTATAATTTTTCCCAATAATTTGTTCTCTAGCTACACTTAGTAGATTTAAATAGTTGTCATTAATGTTAATTAAATCGCCATTTATATCATATTCAGCCACATAAGAAATTGAATTAATTGAGTCGAGAGTACTTTTAGTTTTAGATTCGCGTTTTGCTGCTTCTTCTTGTGTTGCTTGCATTTCTTCGATATTTTGTCGCATTTCTTCTTCCTGAGATGATAATTGTTCGCCCTGTTCTTGTGCCTGACCTAATAATTTTGTTGTTTGTTGATTTATTTTTACACTTGATAATGTTGATGCAATATTTTCTCCAACTTTTTCAATAAATTCAATTTGATAATTTTCAAAGAAATTAAATGAAATTAATTCTATAACACCAAAAACTTCATCATTAAGTTTTAACGGGACTAATAACAAATTACGGGGGGTCTCATCTTTTAGTCCGGAAGTAAAATTTACAAATTCTACGGGAACATCCGTAATATAAATAGTGATTTTTTCATTTGCACATCTTCCCACTAATCCTTCGCCGATAAGAAAATCTTTTTCTATGAGTTTTCCCCTGTTGAATGCAATTGCTGCTTTAAGTTCGTATTTAATGTTTTCTAAATCAGTATCATTAATTATAAATAAAGTTCCAAGAGTAGCATCAAGATATTTTAAGAGATTCTCGAGAATATCATATGAAAGTTTTTCGATATCATTATTGTTTTTCCGAAGAATATCACCAAATTTAGTTATTTCTTGTGTTGTTTCGTTTTGTTTGTCGTCTTTTTCTTTATTTTTTATCCTTTCTTCTTCTGTATGCTGAAGATTTTTTTTCATTTCTAATAAGGATATTCCTAAAGCATCATTTTTGCTTAGCAGCTGAAATTCCGCATTAAGATTTCCGCTTCCAATTTGTTTTGCAAATTCAGATGTGCTTCGTAGTCCTTCGAGCAAAGTGTTTACAGACCTTGTTATTTCTCCAATTTCATCTTTTGATTTTTCGGGAATTTTTTCAACATCTTTAAGATTTCCCTTTGCAAGTTTATTTAATAAATTAATGTTTTTAATCAATGGTTTACTAATTGTTTGTGCTATAAACCAAATAA is drawn from Bacteroidales bacterium and contains these coding sequences:
- a CDS encoding GAF domain-containing protein yields the protein MKIKLNINAKMILYIVLTSFVIYAISIGFISIKTKNNTYNDLIKLVDSYALEYANITKNNFVAYSNATKSFAQIFKDYENIPENQRRKIFIAQMKNILEKNDDFLSIWSIWEPYSIDTHDSLYVNSQASTFIGNFTPTFYRNKKEILLRYNITDTTESLLFSNKKYAIPKTTRTETILNPDYYSWDTKKISLKTSIVAPIINNNSFLGVIGIDFQLISVQNILNNLNPLKNSQVLLISNNGHFVNNQNKKLINEHFDKLFPDTINNIIISEKIPKGKTFSFFYKNPYTGQAEYYSFAPVFICNTESPWYISVIVPEKVLLKKANTHLIISLIIGIAGLILLIVIIWFIAQTISKPLIKNINLLNKLAKGNLKDVEKIPEKSKDEIGEITRSVNTLLEGLRSTSEFAKQIGSGNLNAEFQLLSKNDALGISLLEMKKNLQHTEEERIKNKEKDDKQNETTQEITKFGDILRKNNNDIEKLSYDILENLLKYLDATLGTLFIINDTDLENIKYELKAAIAFNRGKLIEKDFLIGEGLVGRCANEKITIYITDVPVEFVNFTSGLKDETPRNLLLVPLKLNDEVFGVIELISFNFFENYQIEFIEKVGENIASTLSSVKINQQTTKLLGQAQEQGEQLSSQEEEMRQNIEEMQATQEEAAKRESKTKSTLDSINSISYVAEYDINGDLININDNYLNLLSVAREQIIGKNYKNVDFFIKDKTENATKFWNELKNGIKKQKVDVIKSRTKQILLASSYTPVVNQDGDIQKILNIAIKITE